Proteins encoded by one window of Venturia canescens isolate UGA chromosome 2, ASM1945775v1, whole genome shotgun sequence:
- the LOC122405873 gene encoding protein yellow-like, translated as MAKCIFLCAMWLVLSLITVLHISFTHGANNTTVIIQTKNSKILEKYTWTFLDWAYPNDWRRIQAILTDDYVPFNGVPTGLAIWRNKMFVTVPRWNTGVPATLNYIDLKTAEKSSPLLIPYPSWQTNSLGSCGKNIVTAHRIQVDKCNRLWVLDFGNAVLGDSLYGVCPPVLHVIDLKTDKFIRHHVLPQNSLPRYMFRANIAVDVESDTCDNVFAYMCDEQGIGLTVYDWAKNTSWHRNFIYAHGMDYQPITAGVYGMTLSTVAKDGFKTLHFHRFNGNKEFGVRTNILKDQKLMDDQLGSSQIPIRTFPGQSTSEVIDDNGVMLYTMNDHNAIGCWNTALPHLSMNYTIVAKDDKALAYPDDIVIGSGFVWILSNSLPFYAASLLNETDINFRISAIAYPEVIEDTLCQPT; from the exons ATGGCaaagtgtatttttttatgtgcGATGTGGCTTGTGCTATCGCTCATCACTGTCTTGCATATTTCCTTCACTCATGGTGCCAACA ATACGACAGTGATCATTCAAACTAAAAATTCAAAGATCCTAGAAAAATATACATGGACTTTTCTGGATTGGGCTTATCCAAATGATTGGAGACGAATCCAAGCAATATTGACTGACGACTATGTGCCCTTCAATGGTGTTCCTACTGGCTTAGCGATATggagaaacaaaatgtttgTTACGGTACCAAGATGGAATACAG GAGTTCCAGCGACCCTGAATTACATAGACCTAAAGACTGCTGAAAAATCATCCCCACTGTTGATACCTTATCCTAGTTGGCAGACAAATTCACTAGGCAGTTGCGGCAAAAACATCGTTACGGCACATAG AATTCAGGTGGACAAGTGTAACCGTTTGTGGGTTCTTGACTTCGGTAACGCGGTTTTGGGAGACTCGCTGTATGGAGTGTGTCCACCTGTACTGCACGTTATTGATCTGAAAACAGATAAATTTATCAGGCATCATGTTCTACCGCAAAATAGTTTACCTCGA TACATGTTCAGAGCAAATATCGCCGTGGACGTCGAGTCCGATACTTGTGACAACGTTTTTGCCTACATGTGCGACGAGCAAGGAATTGGTTTGACAGTTTATGATTGGGCTAAAAATACTTCGTGGCATCGGAATTTCATTTATGCTCATGGTATGGACTACCAACCGATTACAGCAGGCGTTTACGGTATGACTCTTTCAACTGTTGCCAAAGACGGCTTCAAAACTTTACACTTTCATCGGTTCAATGGCAACAAGGAATTTGGTGTTCGCACGAACATCTTGAAAGATCAAAAACTTATGGATGATCAGTTGGGCTCGTCACAG atCCCGATTAGGACATTCCCTGGCCAATCGACGTCCGAAGTCATCGACGATAACGGCGTTATGTTGTACACCATGAACGACCATAATGCTATCGGTTGCTGGAATACCGCACTTCCTCATCTTTCGATGAATTATACTATTGTTGCCAAAGACGATAAAGCGTTGGCTTATCCGGATGACATTGTT ATTGGGAGCGGTTTCGTTTGGATCCTCTCGAATTCCTTACCATTTTATGCGGCTTCCTTGCTAAATGAGACTGACATTAATTTTAGAATTTCGGCAATCGCGTATCCAGAAGTGATCGAGGATACACTTTGTCAACCTACGTAA